One window from the genome of Candidatus Angelobacter sp. encodes:
- a CDS encoding sigma-70 family RNA polymerase sigma factor codes for MTDSQRLLADYAKTGSEAAFRELVSRYVNLVYSVAVRLVDGDTHLAEDVAQIVFADLARFARTLSKDVMPGGWLHRHTCFVAAKTMRSNRRRQFRERQAVEMNVQQDHSVASLSEVGPILDEAINRLGAKDRAAILLRFFEQRDLRSVGEALGSSENAAQKRVTHALEELRSMLKRRGIALSAAVLATALAGEAVTAAPSGLAVSIASAALTGAATAGGTGLTLLKLMTMTKLKAGIVAAVAVAGVATPLAIQHQTQTRLRAENQSLRERADNLASENTRLSNLGTPTNISQLSKDQLSELMKLRGEVGLLRRQTNELGRLEEENRRLQASLARAAQNARQSQIDSATEQEKQEALAKQQFIAKMGYARNWVLAFHEYAGAHQGQSPASFDQAATFLPDQARDETLLATNQFEIMYQGSLNVITNPATVIVLRESEAQPVPTGGQVRTYGFADGHSEVHKTDDGNFEPWEKQHMISAAQPGQ; via the coding sequence ATGACGGACAGCCAAAGATTGCTCGCCGATTATGCGAAAACCGGCTCGGAAGCCGCCTTCCGAGAACTGGTCTCACGCTACGTCAACCTGGTCTATTCGGTGGCGGTGCGGTTGGTGGATGGCGACACACATCTGGCCGAGGACGTAGCTCAAATCGTTTTCGCAGACCTCGCCCGTTTTGCCCGCACCCTTTCCAAAGATGTCATGCCGGGCGGATGGCTGCATCGCCACACCTGCTTTGTCGCTGCCAAAACAATGCGAAGCAATCGCCGGCGTCAATTCCGTGAAAGGCAAGCTGTCGAAATGAATGTTCAGCAAGACCACTCTGTGGCCAGCCTGTCAGAGGTTGGACCCATCCTCGACGAAGCAATCAACCGGCTCGGAGCCAAGGACCGCGCGGCGATTCTCCTCCGTTTCTTCGAACAACGCGATCTGCGTTCCGTGGGCGAAGCGTTGGGAAGCAGCGAGAACGCGGCGCAAAAGCGTGTGACCCATGCGTTGGAGGAACTGCGATCCATGTTGAAGCGCCGGGGCATCGCCCTCTCCGCCGCCGTTCTGGCCACGGCGCTCGCGGGTGAAGCGGTGACCGCGGCGCCCTCCGGATTGGCCGTCAGTATTGCGAGCGCAGCCCTGACAGGCGCAGCAACGGCCGGCGGAACCGGCCTCACACTTCTCAAACTTATGACCATGACGAAACTGAAAGCGGGCATTGTGGCGGCGGTTGCCGTCGCCGGCGTGGCGACGCCTTTGGCGATTCAACATCAAACCCAAACCAGACTGCGCGCGGAGAACCAGTCTTTGCGCGAACGGGCCGATAACCTGGCAAGTGAAAACACGCGTCTTTCAAATCTTGGCACCCCGACAAACATTTCCCAGCTCTCGAAGGATCAACTGAGCGAACTGATGAAACTGCGTGGCGAAGTGGGGCTGCTTCGGAGGCAAACGAACGAGTTGGGAAGGTTGGAGGAGGAAAACCGCCGGTTGCAGGCGTCACTGGCACGGGCAGCCCAGAACGCCCGGCAATCGCAAATTGATTCGGCGACCGAGCAGGAAAAGCAGGAAGCCCTCGCGAAGCAACAGTTCATCGCCAAAATGGGTTATGCCAGAAACTGGGTGCTCGCGTTTCATGAGTATGCCGGCGCCCATCAGGGACAGTCCCCCGCGAGTTTCGATCAGGCCGCGACTTTTCTGCCGGATCAAGCCAGGGACGAAACCTTGCTGGCGACCAATCAGTTTGAAATTATGTACCAGGGTTCGTTGAACGTGATCACCAATCCGGCAACGGTCATTGTGCTTCGGGAAAGCGAAGCTCAGCCGGTCCCAACCGGAGGCCAGGTCAGGACCTATGGATTCGCCGACGGCCACTCCGAAGTTCACAAGACGGATGATGGAAACTTCGAACCCTGGGAAAAACAGCACATGATTTCGGCCGCACAGCCCGGGCAGTAG
- a CDS encoding sigma-70 family RNA polymerase sigma factor, with translation MATDAELLRSYARDRSETAFTELVQQHIDLVYSAALREAHGDAATAEDITQAVFVELARKASNLVRHPALAGWLYTCVRQMTANMRRAEDRRLRREQEAHTMKQLLSSDASDSAWRQIQPVLDDAMHELSDSDRTAVVLRFFEERSLKEIGLALGLNENAARMRVDRALEKLQKLLAKRGVTSTAAGLTAAITASAVLSAPSGLAASVATCAIAAGASTATATFATLKLMTMSKLKAGIVAAVAVAGVATTLAIQHQTQTRLRAENQSLRERADNLASENTRLSNLAAPTNSSHLSKDQFGELMRLRGEVNMLRKQLKEVEKQDPVVHGEISPTAVTSEALTSQTIPKESWAFAGYATPEAALQSVAWAMSTGNVKTFFTSLSPETQREYARRFEGKSDDQIAALLSVEISPLQALRLDRKKISPDGTAGFVLYSEERDDGTARTKDEAMVTFTNIGGSWKLNEPNQSVTEIVRPATGE, from the coding sequence ATGGCCACCGACGCTGAATTGCTGCGAAGTTACGCACGAGATCGCTCAGAAACCGCGTTTACCGAACTGGTGCAGCAGCACATTGACCTCGTGTATTCGGCGGCGTTACGTGAGGCGCACGGTGACGCTGCGACAGCCGAGGACATCACACAGGCGGTCTTTGTTGAGCTGGCCAGAAAAGCATCGAACCTCGTCCGGCATCCGGCGTTGGCGGGCTGGCTCTACACGTGCGTTCGCCAAATGACCGCGAATATGCGGCGCGCGGAAGATCGGCGGCTGCGGCGTGAACAGGAGGCCCACACGATGAAACAACTGCTTTCGTCCGATGCATCGGATTCGGCCTGGCGTCAGATCCAGCCCGTTCTCGACGATGCCATGCACGAATTGAGCGACAGCGACCGCACCGCCGTCGTGCTCCGTTTCTTTGAAGAGCGAAGCCTCAAAGAAATTGGGCTTGCCCTTGGACTCAACGAAAACGCGGCGCGAATGCGCGTGGACCGGGCACTCGAGAAACTGCAAAAGCTGCTCGCGAAGCGCGGCGTCACGAGCACGGCAGCGGGGTTGACCGCCGCGATCACGGCCAGTGCGGTTCTGTCCGCCCCGAGCGGCCTGGCCGCCAGTGTAGCCACCTGCGCGATCGCGGCAGGCGCTTCGACCGCAACAGCAACTTTCGCCACACTCAAACTTATGACCATGAGCAAACTGAAAGCGGGCATCGTGGCGGCAGTAGCCGTCGCCGGCGTGGCGACGACTTTGGCGATTCAACATCAAACCCAAACCAGACTGCGCGCGGAGAACCAATCTTTGCGCGAACGGGCCGATAACCTGGCAAGTGAAAACACGCGTCTTTCAAACCTTGCCGCCCCGACAAACAGTTCCCATCTCTCCAAGGATCAATTCGGGGAACTCATGAGGCTTCGAGGCGAGGTGAACATGCTTCGCAAACAACTAAAGGAAGTCGAAAAACAGGATCCTGTCGTGCATGGCGAGATTTCGCCCACGGCCGTGACGTCTGAGGCACTCACTTCGCAGACAATTCCAAAAGAGTCTTGGGCGTTCGCAGGATACGCCACTCCAGAAGCCGCGTTACAGTCAGTAGCGTGGGCCATGAGCACGGGCAATGTGAAAACGTTCTTCACCAGCCTCAGTCCTGAAACGCAGAGAGAGTACGCGCGCCGGTTTGAGGGAAAATCGGACGACCAGATTGCTGCGCTGTTGAGCGTCGAGATCAGCCCATTGCAGGCGTTACGGTTGGACCGCAAAAAAATCTCTCCTGATGGCACTGCCGGGTTCGTTCTTTATTCCGAAGAACGGGACGACGGAACTGCGCGGACGAAGGATGAGGCAATGGTGACGTTCACAAACATTGGAGGCTCGTGGAAGCTCAACGAGCCAAACCAATCGGTAACGGAAATTGTGCGACCGGCGACGGGCGAATGA